In the Rhizophagus irregularis chromosome 8, complete sequence genome, one interval contains:
- a CDS encoding 60S ribosomal protein uL22 has product MVRYSTEPKEATKYAKTRGSYLRVHFKNTRETAKAISGKKLTYAIKYLNDVKEHKQAVPFRRFHGGVGRCAQAKAFGCTQGRWPVKSAEFLLGLLKNVRSNAEVKELDIENLIISHIQVNQAPKQRRRTYRAHGRINPYMSSPCHIEIIVTEEAAQVKRESDNTKVQRRLNSRQLARKRLTASSQAQAQAQAQTQA; this is encoded by the exons atggTTAGATATTCTACTGAACCCAAAGAAGCAACGAAGT acgCAAAGACTCGTGGTTCTTATTTACGAGTTCACTTCAAGAATACGCGCGAGACTGCCAAGGCAATATCTGGAAAAAAACTAACTTATGCCATTAAATACCTCAATGATGTTAAAGAGCATAAGCAGGCTGTTCCTTTTAGACGGTTCCACGGTGGCGTTGGTCGTTGTGCTCAGGCCAAAGCTTTTGGCTGTACTCAAG gTCGATGGCCCGTAAAGAGTGCTGAATTTCTATTAggacttttaaaaaatgttcgaAGTAATGCGGAG GTTAAAGAATTggatatagaaaatttaatcatCTCTCACATCCAAGTGAATCAAGCTCCTAAGCAAAGACGAAGAACCTACAGAGCTCATggt cGTATTAATCCTTACATGAGTAGTCCATGCCATATAGAAATCATCGTTACTGAAGAAGCTGCTCAAGTAAAACGTGAAAGTGATAATACTAAGGTTCAAAGACGACTTAATAGCAGGCAACTTGCTAGAAAAAGACTGACCGCATCTTCTCAAGCTCAAGCTCAAGCTCAAGCTCAAACTCAGGCTTAA
- a CDS encoding Splicing factor 3B subunit 1, whose protein sequence is MEIDELSQQQTKRLTSYTAPAEVYEDLIGSDDEVDPFLQRTGSRRIVDRQSEYHARRLNRAISPERNDPFAENESKDESRSYADVMREAELEKEEQRIMRELEKKKKEAEKKAKEVTVEQATTQKKRRWDMETPVDVKQTSEWSKADDESSVGKSRWDETPRISGDVEMDTPRKRSRWDVTPQVSAKKSRWDETPTHPVAQIGATPVGNLGLLTPTPGHLMPMTPEAQRWEKDLDARNRPLSDEELDAMFPSTGYKILDPPAGYVPIRTPARKLMATPTPMVDGFVMLEEDRTQNYDLPAEIPGVGNLPFFKQEDMQHFGKLLEDKDESELSVEELKERKIMRLLLKIKNGTPPMRKTALRQITDKARDFGAGPLFNQILPLLMSQNLEDQERHLLVKVIDRILYKLDALVRPYVHKILVVIEPLLIDEDYFARCEGREIISNLSKAAGLPTMIATMRPDIDHVDEYVRNTTARAFSVVASAHGIPALLPFLKAVCKSKKSWQARHTGIKIVQQIAILMGCAVLPHLKNLVEAIAHGLEDEQQKVRTITALAIAALAEAAAPYGIESFDSVLKPLWTGIRKHRGKGLAAFLKAIGYIIPLMDAEYANYYTKEVMIILIREFQSPDEEMKKIVLKVVKQCAATDGVQPHYIKEEILPEFFKNFWVRRMALDRRNYRQVVETTVELAQKVGVTEIVGRIVEDLKDESEPYRKMVMETVEKVVSQLGAADIDTRLEEVLIDGILYAFQEQTVEDIVMLNGFGTVVNALGLRVKPYLQQITSTILWRLNNKSAKVRQQAADLISRIAVVMKTCGEEKLMGHLGVVLYEYLGEEYPEVLGSILGGLKSIVNVIGMSSMTPPIKDLLPRLTPILKNRHEKVQESCIDLVGRIADRGAEFVSAREWMRICFELLDMLKAHKKGIRRATVNTFGYIAKAIGPQDVLATLLNNLKVQERQNRVCTTVAIAIVAETCAPFTVLPALMNEYRVPELNVQNGVLKSLSFLFEYIGEMGKDYIYAVTPLLEDALMDRDLVHRQTACTTVKHMSLGVFGLGCEDALLHLLNYVWPNIFETSPHVINAVMEAIEGLRVALGPTTVLQYVLQGLFHPARKVREIYWKIYNNLYIGAQDALIPYYPRIEDDERNNYERYELSMWL, encoded by the exons atggagatAG ACGAATTGAGCCAACAGCAAACTAAGCGTCTTACTTCATATACAGCTCCCGCAGAAGTTTATGAAGATCTGATAGGTAGTGACGACGAAGTTGATCCCTTTTTACAACGTACTGGTTCCCGTCGCATTGTAGATAGACAAAGTGAATACCATGCTCGTAGATTGAATCGAGCCATTTCACCAGAAAGGAATGATCCATTCGCTGAAAATGAAAGTAAAGACGAGTCACGATCCTATGCTGATGTTATGCGAGAAGCTGAGTTAGAAAAAGAAGAACAACGTATCATGCGTGAACttgagaaaaagaaaaaggaagcTGAAAAGAAAGCAAAAGAGGTTACAGTAGAACAAGCCACAACGCAAAAAAAGCGACGTTGGGATATGGAAACACCTGTGGATGTCAAACAAACGTCAGAATGGTCAAAAGCCGATGATGAATCATCTGTTGGAAAAAGTAGATGGGATGAGACTCCTAGAATATCTGGAGACGTTGAAATGGATACTCCTCGCAAAAGAAGCAGGTGGGATGTAACTCCTCAAGTTTCGGCTAAGAAATCTCGTTGGGACGAAACCCCTACACATCCAGTCGCTCAAATTGGAGCCACACCCGTTGGTAACTTAGGACTTCTCACCCCAACACCTGGTCATTTAATGCCTATGACTCCAGAAG cTCAACGTTGGGAAAAAGATTTAGATGCTCGTAATAGGCCTCTTTCAGATGAGGAACTTGATGCTATGTTCCCTTCAACAGGTTACAAGATCCTAGATCCGCCAGCAGGATATGTTCCTATTAGAACTCCCGCTCGAAAATTAATGGCAACTCCAACTCCAATGGTAGATGGGTTTGTGATGCTGGAGGAAGATAGAACacaaaattatgatttacCAGCAGAAATTCCTGGTGTAGGCAATTTGCCATTCTTTAAGCAGGAAGATATGCAACATTTTGGCAAACTACTAGAAGACAAAGATGAAAGTGAATTGTCtgttgaagaattaaaagaacgcAAAATTATGcgtttacttttaaaaatcaagaatGGAACCCCTCCGATGAGAAAAACTGCGCTTCGACAGATTACAGATAAGGCAAGAGACTTTGGAGCAGGACCtctttttaatcaaattcttCCACTGCTTATGTCACAAAATTTGGAAGATCAAGAACGACATTTATTAGTTAAAGTTATCGATcgtatattgtataaattagATGCGCTAGTTCGTCCGTACGTTCATAAAATTCTTGTGGTTATCGAACCTCTCTTAATTGATGAAGACTACTTTGCTCGATGTGAGGGACGTGAAATTATAAGTAATCTTAGTAAAGCTGCTGGTTTACCAACTATGATAGCTACTATGAGACCAGATATTGATCATGTTGATGAATATGTTCGTAATACAACCGCCCGTGCTTTCTCTGTAGTAGCTTCTGCGCACGGTATTCCTGCTTTGCTTCCATTTTTAAAGGCTGTATGTAAAAGCAAAAAATCTTGGCAAGCAAGACATACTGGtataaaaattgttcagcaaatTGCTATATTGATGGGATGTGCTGTTTTGCCACatcttaaaaatttagtaGAAGCTATAGCTCATGGTTTGGAAGATGAGCAACAAAAAGTACGAACAATTACTGCTTTAGCTATTGCTGCTTTAGCTGAAGCCGCAGCACCCTATGGTATTGAATCTTTTGACTCAGTTCTCAAACCTCTTTGGACTGGTATTCGAAAACATCGTGGAAAAGGATTAGCCGCCTTTTTAAAAGCTATCGGGTATATAATTCCACTTATGGATGCTGAATATGccaattattatacaaaagaGGTCATGATCATATTAATTCGAGAATTTCAATCTCCTGACGAagagatgaaaaaaatcgTTCTTAAAGTCGTAAAACAATGTGCTGCCACTGATGGTGTACAGCcacattatattaaagaagaaattcttcctgaatttttcaagaatttttggGTTCGCAGAATGGCTCTTGATCGTCGTAATTACCGCCAAGTAGTTGAAACAACAGTGGAATTGGCTCAAAAGGTTGGTGTAACAGAAATTGTAGGTCGAATTGTAGAAGACTTAAAGGATGAATCAGAACCATACAGAAAAATGGTTATGGAAACTGTCGAGAAAGTTGTGAGTCAGTTAGGCGCTGCTGATATTGATACTCGTCTAGAAGAAGTATTGATTGATGGTATTTTATACGCTTTTCAAGAGCAAACTGTGGAAGATATTGTAATGCTAAATGGGTTTGGTACTGTGGTCAATGCTTTGGGTTTACGCGTTAAACCTTATTTGCAACAAATTACTTCTACTATTTTATGGCGTCTTAATAACAAATCTGCAAAAGTACGTCAGCAAGCTGCTGACCTCATTTCTCGTATTGCAGTCGTCATGAAAACTTGCGGCGAAGAAAAACTTATGGGCCATCTTGGCGTTGTGCTTTATGAATACTTGGGAGAGGAATATCCAGAAGTACTTGGTTCTATTTTAGGAGGCTTGAAATCTATAGTTAATGTAATTGGGATGTCCAGTATGACACCTCCAATTAAAGATCTTCTTCCAAGACTTACTCCCATCCTTAAGAATAGACATGAAAAGGTTCAAGAATCATGTATTGATCTTGTTGGCCGTATAGCAGATCGTGGTGCAGAATTTGTCAGTGCTAGAGAATGGATGCGAATTTGCTTTGAATTATTGGACATGCTTAAGGCTCACAAAAAAGGAATACGAAGAGCTACTGTAAATACTTTTGGTTATATTGCGAAGGCGATTGGTCCACAGGATGTTTTAgcaactttattaaataatttaaaagttcaaGAG cgTCAAAATAGAGTTTGTACAACAGTAGCTatag CTATCGTTGCTGAAACTTGCGCTCCTTTCACCGTTTTACCCGCGTTAATGAATGAATATCGTGTTCCTGAATTAAATGTTCAAAATGGCGTTCTTaag TCACTTTCGTTCCTATTTGAATATATTGGAGAGATGGGAAAAGACTATATTTACGCCGTTACGCCGTTGTTGGAAGATGCATTAATGGACCGTGATTTAGTGCATAGACAAACTGCGTGCACTACTGTAAAAC ATATGTCACTTGGAGTTTTTGGATTAGGATGTGAGGATGCTCTTCTTCATTTGCTAAATTACGTTTGGCCAAATATCTTTGAGACTTCTCCTCACGTTATAAATGCTGTAATGGAAGCTATTGAAGGGTTAAGAGTAGCACTTGGTCCAACTACAGTATTACAATATGTCTTACAG ggTTTGTTCCATCCTGCGCGAAAGGTTCGAGAGATTTATTGgaagatatataataatttatacattGGCGCTCAAGACGCTTTGATTCCATATTATCCACGCATAGAAGATGACGAAAGAAACAATTATGAACGATACGAATTGTCTATGTGGCTATAA